The Bacillus vallismortis genome window below encodes:
- a CDS encoding NAD-dependent malic enzyme, with translation MKQFKVTNEGDIQTTLRGLEVLSVPFLNKGVAFTEEERKELGLKGFLPPKVLTIEDQAKRAYEQYSAQPDDLSKNVYLTALHDRNETLFYRLLNDHLGEMLPIVYTPTVGTAIQRYSHEYRKPRGLYLSIDDPDGMREAFKQYKDQRDTIDLIVATDAEGILGIGDWGVGGIAISIGKLAVYTAAAGIDPSRVLAVVLDAGTNQESLLNDPLYVGNQHSRVRGERYDQFIDDYVALARETFPNALLHWEDFGAKNARSILKRYKDKICTFNDDIQGTGAVSLAAVLSCAKASKVPLRDHRVVIFGAGTAGIGIAEQLREALVREGLSEEESFKRFWCIDRNGLLTDDMEQLFDFQKPYARSADEVKDYQRKGEGGGIDLLEVVRQAKPTILIGTSTVSGAFTEEIVKEMASHVKRPAILPMSNPTTLSEAKPQDLIEWTEGRALVTTGSPFPPVEYNGVTYHIGQANNALVFPGLGLGTIVTKSKLITDGMFEACARAIASMVNVGVPGAPMLPKIEDLRTVSATVAVEVAKTAIKEGVATEEPEDIIQAVQDAMWYPVYKPIRAIS, from the coding sequence GTGAAACAATTCAAAGTAACAAACGAAGGAGACATTCAAACAACGTTAAGAGGCCTTGAAGTACTCTCTGTTCCTTTTTTGAACAAAGGTGTTGCTTTTACTGAGGAAGAAAGAAAAGAACTAGGTTTAAAAGGCTTTCTGCCGCCAAAGGTATTAACGATTGAAGATCAAGCGAAAAGAGCGTACGAACAATATTCCGCACAGCCTGATGATTTGAGCAAAAATGTCTATTTAACCGCGCTGCATGATCGGAACGAAACGCTGTTTTACCGACTCTTAAATGACCATTTAGGGGAAATGCTCCCCATTGTCTATACTCCGACAGTGGGAACGGCGATCCAGAGATACAGCCATGAATACAGAAAGCCAAGAGGGCTTTATTTGTCAATCGATGACCCAGACGGTATGAGAGAAGCATTTAAACAGTATAAAGATCAACGCGATACGATCGATTTAATTGTAGCAACTGATGCGGAAGGTATTTTAGGAATCGGAGACTGGGGTGTCGGCGGGATTGCGATTTCTATCGGCAAGCTAGCGGTTTATACGGCGGCTGCCGGCATAGATCCGAGCAGAGTGCTGGCTGTTGTTTTAGATGCGGGGACAAATCAGGAGAGCCTCTTGAACGACCCGCTTTATGTCGGCAACCAGCATTCCAGAGTGCGCGGGGAACGCTATGACCAATTTATTGACGATTATGTTGCGCTGGCGAGAGAAACATTCCCGAATGCATTGCTGCACTGGGAAGATTTCGGGGCGAAAAACGCGCGCAGCATTTTGAAACGGTATAAAGATAAGATTTGTACGTTTAATGATGATATCCAAGGTACCGGCGCTGTTTCACTGGCGGCCGTTTTATCCTGTGCAAAAGCGTCTAAAGTGCCGCTGAGAGATCACAGAGTCGTCATCTTCGGAGCGGGCACGGCAGGTATCGGGATTGCTGAACAGCTGCGCGAGGCTTTGGTGCGAGAAGGATTGAGTGAGGAAGAATCTTTCAAACGCTTCTGGTGCATAGACCGAAACGGATTGTTAACAGATGATATGGAACAGCTTTTTGATTTCCAAAAGCCATACGCACGTTCGGCTGATGAGGTCAAGGATTATCAGCGAAAGGGAGAAGGCGGAGGTATTGATCTCCTTGAAGTGGTCCGGCAGGCGAAACCGACGATTCTGATCGGGACATCAACTGTTTCAGGCGCGTTTACTGAAGAAATTGTAAAAGAAATGGCTTCACATGTGAAACGGCCGGCCATTTTGCCAATGTCGAATCCGACAACTCTTTCTGAAGCGAAACCTCAGGATTTGATCGAATGGACAGAAGGCCGCGCGCTTGTCACGACAGGAAGCCCGTTCCCGCCAGTGGAATATAACGGCGTGACGTACCATATCGGCCAGGCAAACAACGCGCTTGTCTTCCCGGGCCTTGGGCTTGGAACGATTGTCACCAAATCAAAATTAATAACCGATGGCATGTTTGAAGCATGTGCCCGGGCGATCGCAAGTATGGTCAATGTCGGAGTGCCGGGCGCGCCGATGCTGCCGAAGATAGAGGATTTGCGGACTGTATCGGCAACTGTTGCGGTGGAAGTGGCTAAAACCGCGATTAAGGAAGGCGTTGCGACGGAAGAGCCTGAAGACATCATACAGGCTGTGCAGGATGCGATGTGGTATCCGGTATACAAACCGATCCGCGCGATTTCATAA
- a CDS encoding MBL fold metallo-hydrolase translates to MKTMKIGNITLTWLDGGVTHMDGGAMFGVVPKPLWSKKYPVNENNQIELRTDPIFIQKDGLNIIVDAGIGSGKMSEKQKRNYGVTQESNVKPSLAALGLTVDDIDVIAMTHLHFDHACGLTEYEGEQLVSVFPNAVIYASAVEWNEMRHPNIRSKNTYWKENWEAIAGQVKTFEDTLTITEGITMHHTGGHSDGHSVLICEDAGETAVHMADLMPTHAHRNPLWVLAYDDYPMTSIPQKQKWQAFAAEKDAWFIFYHDAQYHALKWDEDGSIKDAVKRTKP, encoded by the coding sequence ATGAAAACAATGAAAATCGGAAATATCACGTTGACCTGGCTTGACGGAGGCGTGACACATATGGACGGAGGCGCCATGTTCGGCGTCGTTCCAAAGCCGTTATGGTCTAAAAAATATCCAGTCAATGAAAATAACCAGATTGAACTAAGGACAGACCCTATTTTCATTCAAAAGGACGGGCTCAATATCATCGTCGACGCAGGAATCGGGTCCGGAAAGATGTCTGAAAAACAAAAACGAAACTATGGCGTGACACAAGAGTCGAATGTGAAACCATCATTAGCGGCACTCGGATTAACGGTTGATGATATAGACGTGATTGCTATGACACATCTTCATTTCGATCACGCATGCGGTTTAACAGAATATGAAGGAGAACAGCTCGTCTCTGTCTTTCCGAATGCAGTGATTTATGCATCGGCTGTTGAATGGAATGAAATGCGCCATCCGAATATCAGATCGAAAAATACGTATTGGAAAGAAAACTGGGAGGCTATTGCCGGCCAAGTGAAAACCTTTGAAGACACCTTAACGATCACAGAGGGGATTACGATGCATCATACCGGGGGCCATAGCGACGGACACAGTGTGCTAATATGCGAGGATGCGGGTGAAACCGCCGTACATATGGCAGATTTAATGCCGACACACGCCCACCGCAATCCGCTATGGGTGCTGGCTTATGATGATTATCCAATGACCTCTATACCGCAAAAGCAGAAATGGCAGGCATTTGCGGCGGAAAAAGACGCTTGGTTTATTTTTTACCATGACGCCCAGTATCACGCGCTGAAATGGGATGAGGATGGAAGCATCAAAGATGCAGTCAAGCGCACGAAGCCATAG